One segment of Stomatobaculum sp. F0698 DNA contains the following:
- a CDS encoding superoxide dismutase → MFEQVKLSYSFAALEPHIDALTMETHYSKHHATYTKNFNAAVEAAGLQGSSAEQILSSLDEVKDEASRKALRNNGGGYYNHNLYFEIMSPDKNSVPEGKLAAAIEKHFGSLEALKEKLTALAVGQFGSGWAWLSANKDGELEVSASANQDNPLMEGKGFVPILGIDVWEHAYYLKYKNLRPDYVKAFFEVLDWKKVAEKYEAVLA, encoded by the coding sequence ATGTTTGAGCAGGTGAAACTCAGCTACAGCTTTGCGGCATTGGAGCCGCACATCGACGCCCTGACCATGGAGACCCACTACTCCAAGCACCATGCGACCTATACCAAGAACTTCAATGCGGCGGTCGAGGCTGCCGGCCTTCAGGGGAGCTCCGCAGAGCAGATTCTCTCTTCCCTCGACGAGGTGAAGGACGAGGCGAGCCGCAAGGCACTCCGGAACAACGGCGGCGGTTACTATAACCACAACCTCTATTTCGAGATTATGAGCCCGGATAAGAACAGTGTGCCGGAAGGCAAGCTCGCCGCTGCCATCGAGAAGCACTTCGGTTCCCTTGAGGCGCTGAAGGAAAAGCTCACGGCGCTGGCGGTCGGTCAGTTCGGTTCCGGCTGGGCATGGCTCTCGGCAAACAAGGACGGAGAACTTGAGGTCTCTGCGAGCGCAAACCAGGATAACCCCCTCATGGAGGGCAAGGGCTTTGTCCCGATACTCGGCATCGACGTCTGGGAGCACGCTTACTACTTAAAGTATAAGAACCTGCGCCCGGATTACGTAAAGGCATTCTTCGAGGTACTCGACTGGAAGAAGGTTGCGGAGAAGTACGAGGCGGTACTGGCGTAA
- a CDS encoding BCCT family transporter has product MNKKLSQRIDWMITLLPFLLILALCLTFFTAPEASGAALNALRSFLGEEFGWYYLLLGLGIFLLTLYLAFSRFGDIRLGGERPQYSFFQWGSMMFTAGLAADILFYSLCEWMIYAEDPHVQSLGEIQDWAGSFPLFHWGPVPWGFYLALSVAFAFMIHVRKRNKQKYSEACRALLKQHTDGIPGRLIDLIAVFALIAGTATTFAVSAPLLSGAVSVIFSVSDSTALTISILLFICLVYTVCAYFGIHGISIMAASCTWLFFALLLYVLFLGGMPRYILETGLSSIGNVAQNFISLCTYTDPLRKTGFAQNTTIFYWAYWMVWCVATPFFIGSISRGRTIRELILGGYAAGLLGTWISFIVLGNYGLGLQLLGKVDLLGMYEQSGNLYETILTILRTLPGYRFVLILLVLSMIAFYATSFDSIAVVASAYSYREMSSDEEPDRRLKLFWSVLLILLPIALLFSESSMANLQTVSIIAAFPIGFIMILILASFFRDASDYLKEQEQEKNAKEH; this is encoded by the coding sequence ATGAACAAGAAACTCTCACAGCGCATCGACTGGATGATTACGCTACTGCCCTTTCTGCTGATTCTGGCGCTCTGCCTGACCTTTTTCACCGCTCCGGAGGCTTCCGGTGCCGCACTGAATGCCCTCAGAAGCTTTCTCGGCGAGGAGTTCGGCTGGTACTACCTGCTCCTGGGGCTCGGCATCTTTTTGCTGACGCTCTACCTCGCTTTTTCGCGCTTCGGCGACATCCGCCTCGGCGGCGAGCGCCCGCAGTACTCCTTCTTCCAATGGGGAAGCATGATGTTCACGGCCGGGCTCGCGGCGGACATCCTCTTTTACTCGCTCTGCGAGTGGATGATCTACGCCGAAGACCCGCATGTGCAATCGCTCGGCGAGATCCAGGACTGGGCCGGCAGCTTTCCGCTCTTCCACTGGGGGCCTGTCCCCTGGGGCTTTTACCTGGCGCTCTCGGTCGCTTTTGCCTTCATGATTCATGTCCGGAAGCGCAACAAGCAGAAATACTCGGAAGCCTGCCGCGCGCTCTTAAAGCAGCACACCGACGGCATCCCGGGACGTCTCATTGACCTGATTGCGGTCTTTGCGCTGATTGCCGGCACGGCGACCACCTTTGCGGTCTCCGCCCCCCTGCTCTCCGGTGCGGTCTCCGTCATCTTTTCGGTCTCGGACAGCACGGCGCTGACCATTTCGATTTTGCTCTTTATCTGCCTGGTCTACACGGTCTGCGCCTACTTCGGCATCCACGGCATCTCGATCATGGCCGCCTCCTGCACCTGGCTTTTCTTTGCGCTTCTTCTTTATGTGCTCTTCCTCGGCGGTATGCCGCGCTACATTCTGGAGACCGGTCTCTCCTCGATCGGCAATGTCGCGCAGAACTTTATCTCGCTCTGCACCTACACGGATCCGCTTCGGAAGACCGGTTTTGCCCAGAACACGACCATCTTCTACTGGGCTTACTGGATGGTCTGGTGTGTCGCAACCCCCTTCTTCATCGGCAGCATCAGCCGCGGCAGAACCATACGCGAACTGATTCTGGGCGGCTATGCGGCGGGCCTGCTCGGCACCTGGATTTCCTTCATTGTGCTCGGGAACTACGGTCTCGGCCTGCAGCTCCTCGGCAAGGTAGACTTGCTCGGCATGTATGAGCAGAGCGGCAATCTCTACGAGACCATACTCACGATACTCCGCACCCTGCCGGGCTATCGCTTCGTGCTGATCCTCCTGGTGCTCTCGATGATTGCCTTCTACGCGACCTCCTTTGACTCCATCGCCGTGGTCGCGAGTGCCTATTCGTACCGCGAGATGTCGAGCGATGAGGAACCCGACCGTAGACTCAAGCTCTTCTGGTCCGTCCTCTTAATTCTCCTGCCGATTGCCCTCCTCTTCTCGGAGAGCTCCATGGCCAATCTGCAGACCGTCTCAATCATTGCGGCCTTCCCGATCGGCTTCATCATGATACTGATCCTTGCCTCCTTCTTCCGGGATGCCTCGGACTACTTAAAGGAGCAGGAGCAAGAAAAAAACGCGAAAGAGCACTGA
- a CDS encoding LL-diaminopimelate aminotransferase produces the protein MYRINENYLKLPGSYLFSTIAKKVAAFTDAHKGERVIRMGIGDVTKPLCPAVIQALHKAVDEMGEAESFRGYGPENGYAFLRDKMVECDYKARGAEIRSDEIFISDGAKSDSGNIQEIFSLDSTVAVCDPVYPVYLDTNVMAGRSGDYDAAKGVYAGITYLPCTAENEFTPEFPAGKAPDLIYLCSPNNPTGAVMRKEALQRWVDYANENGSVILFDAAYEAYITEPDVPHTIYECEGARTCAIELRSFSKKAGFTGLRLGATVVPHDLRKKVKRADGTTEEVELHALWSRRHGTKFNGAPYIVQRAGEAVYSEAGQRETAEQVAYYMRNAHYMYENLKKAGFSVYGGVNAPYVWVKTPGDMTSWEFFDTLLEKAAVVGTPGSGFGPHGEHYFRFSAFGTYEDTVEAMARIRALQF, from the coding sequence ATGTATCGAATCAACGAAAATTATCTGAAGCTTCCTGGTTCCTATCTGTTTTCTACGATTGCGAAGAAGGTCGCCGCCTTTACCGACGCACATAAGGGCGAGCGCGTCATCCGTATGGGCATCGGCGATGTGACGAAGCCGCTCTGCCCGGCCGTCATTCAGGCGCTGCACAAAGCGGTCGATGAGATGGGAGAAGCGGAGAGCTTTCGCGGCTACGGGCCGGAAAACGGGTATGCCTTTCTCCGGGATAAGATGGTCGAGTGCGACTATAAGGCGCGAGGTGCGGAGATTCGTTCGGATGAAATTTTTATTTCGGACGGCGCAAAGAGCGACTCCGGAAATATTCAGGAGATTTTCAGCCTCGATTCCACGGTCGCGGTCTGTGACCCGGTCTATCCCGTGTATCTCGACACGAATGTGATGGCGGGTCGAAGCGGCGACTACGACGCGGCGAAGGGCGTCTATGCGGGCATCACCTACCTGCCCTGTACCGCGGAAAATGAGTTTACCCCGGAGTTCCCGGCGGGGAAGGCACCGGACCTCATTTACCTCTGCTCGCCGAATAACCCGACCGGCGCGGTCATGCGGAAAGAAGCGCTGCAGCGCTGGGTGGATTACGCCAACGAAAACGGCAGTGTGATTCTCTTTGACGCGGCCTATGAGGCCTATATCACCGAGCCCGATGTCCCGCACACGATTTACGAGTGCGAGGGCGCGAGAACTTGTGCGATCGAGCTCCGCTCCTTTTCGAAGAAGGCGGGATTTACGGGGCTGCGTCTCGGCGCGACGGTGGTGCCGCACGATCTTAGGAAAAAGGTGAAGCGCGCGGACGGCACGACCGAAGAAGTCGAGCTTCACGCGCTCTGGAGCAGACGCCACGGGACCAAGTTTAACGGCGCGCCCTACATTGTGCAGCGCGCGGGCGAAGCGGTCTATTCGGAAGCGGGACAGCGGGAGACCGCAGAGCAGGTCGCGTACTATATGCGGAATGCGCACTACATGTACGAGAACTTGAAAAAGGCCGGTTTTTCGGTTTACGGCGGCGTGAACGCGCCCTATGTCTGGGTGAAAACGCCCGGCGATATGACGAGCTGGGAGTTTTTTGATACACTGTTGGAGAAAGCCGCTGTGGTCGGAACGCCGGGCTCCGGTTTCGGACCGCACGGCGAGCATTATTTCCGTTTTTCAGCCTTCGGAACCTACGAGGATACGGTCGAAGCCATGGCGCGCATTCGGGCGCTGCAATTCTAA
- a CDS encoding glycosyltransferase: protein MTHSFAVCAYGDSPYLEACLRSLLRQSVPSERLLCTATPSAFLKDLAKKYGFRYCVREGKPGIGADWNFALSQAEGCFVTLAHQDDVYGAHYTEELLRAVKRYPNLALFTSDARILKNGEIQRRSKAECVKKLLRLPLRLPFFKSTTAGKRLSLRLGNPIVCPSCAYRRDLLGVAPFSTSLRFVLDWDLLYRFAAEPGSWLVSERPLLLYRIHGGAATAALTENHVREAEESAMFRRMWPEKIAVLILRAYRSAYVDYKS, encoded by the coding sequence ATGACGCATAGCTTTGCGGTTTGCGCCTACGGAGACTCTCCTTATTTGGAAGCCTGCCTCCGCTCCTTGCTTCGACAGAGCGTCCCCTCCGAGCGCCTGCTCTGCACGGCGACGCCGAGCGCCTTTTTGAAGGATCTTGCAAAGAAGTACGGCTTCCGCTACTGCGTGCGGGAGGGAAAGCCCGGGATAGGTGCGGACTGGAATTTTGCGCTGAGTCAAGCGGAGGGTTGCTTTGTGACGCTCGCGCATCAGGATGATGTCTACGGTGCGCATTACACGGAGGAATTGCTGCGTGCGGTCAAGCGGTATCCGAACCTGGCGCTCTTTACCTCGGATGCGCGCATCCTAAAGAACGGTGAGATACAGAGGCGCAGTAAGGCCGAGTGTGTTAAGAAACTGCTCCGCCTTCCGCTTCGCCTGCCCTTTTTCAAAAGCACGACGGCGGGCAAGCGTCTCAGCCTGCGCCTCGGAAATCCCATTGTCTGTCCGAGCTGTGCGTATCGGAGAGACCTGCTCGGCGTTGCGCCGTTTTCGACTTCGCTCCGCTTTGTGCTGGACTGGGATTTACTCTATCGCTTCGCGGCGGAGCCGGGAAGCTGGCTGGTCTCGGAGCGCCCGCTGTTGCTCTATCGTATCCACGGCGGCGCCGCGACTGCGGCGTTGACCGAAAACCATGTGCGAGAGGCGGAAGAGAGCGCGATGTTCCGGCGCATGTGGCCGGAAAAAATTGCGGTGCTCATCCTTCGCGCTTACCGGAGTGCTTATGTTGACTACAAGAGTTAA
- a CDS encoding D-sedoheptulose-7-phosphate isomerase: MEREKNLELLLTRYPELEVLREELYRAEALLRASFAAGNKLLVGGNGGSAADSEHMVGELMKSFAFRRRVPEAFRKKLTERGGARGERLAEMLEGALPAIAITGHDALTSAFGNDTDWKFAMAQQVYGYGREGDVLLAISTSGNSENLLNAAETARALGLKVIALTGKTGGALAKLADVALIVPRQETYQIQELHLPIYHALCLALEDRFFGEEVSK; encoded by the coding sequence ATGGAGAGAGAAAAAAATTTAGAGCTCTTGCTCACGCGTTACCCGGAGTTGGAAGTTCTGAGAGAAGAACTATACCGCGCAGAGGCCCTGCTTCGCGCTTCGTTTGCGGCGGGCAATAAGCTCCTGGTCGGCGGCAACGGCGGCAGCGCCGCGGACAGCGAGCACATGGTCGGGGAGCTCATGAAGAGTTTTGCCTTTCGGCGTAGGGTGCCGGAGGCGTTTCGGAAGAAACTGACGGAGCGGGGAGGGGCGCGCGGAGAGCGTCTCGCGGAGATGTTGGAAGGTGCCCTTCCCGCCATTGCAATCACAGGACACGATGCCCTGACCAGTGCCTTCGGCAACGACACGGACTGGAAGTTTGCCATGGCGCAGCAAGTTTACGGCTACGGAAGGGAGGGCGATGTGCTGCTTGCCATCAGTACCTCAGGCAATTCCGAGAATCTCTTGAACGCGGCGGAGACCGCGCGGGCGCTCGGCCTTAAGGTCATTGCGCTCACGGGAAAGACCGGCGGTGCGCTCGCAAAGCTTGCAGACGTAGCCCTGATTGTGCCGCGACAGGAGACGTATCAGATTCAGGAACTGCACCTGCCGATTTACCACGCGCTCTGCCTCGCGCTTGAGGATCGCTTTTTCGGGGAGGAAGTTTCGAAATGA
- a CDS encoding LicD family protein — MNNVYGLQAVQEANLRILKEIHRICEKYRISYALDSGTLLGAIRHGGFIPWDDDADIVMTRNHWEAFRKVAPRELPEGMKLLFPDSFQGGRRFYDFTPRIIYEYSRRRKPDAETAFYEEKLNHLWVDIFILDRLPDGKAGAHTLVEQKAIYALAMGHRRALNYRKYGLGQKGAVFLGSSAGKLLPMRKLFALQDKVARRANKKQTAEWYYSNYDPGYIDIRLPDAVAQERIQIRFEDCTLSIPKHYDEVLTKIYGNYMELPPKEERRPSHESTGIEIYG, encoded by the coding sequence ATGAACAATGTCTACGGCCTGCAGGCAGTGCAGGAAGCAAATTTGAGGATTTTGAAAGAGATTCACCGAATCTGTGAAAAGTACAGGATTTCCTACGCCCTGGACTCCGGGACCCTGCTCGGTGCGATACGCCACGGCGGCTTTATCCCCTGGGACGACGATGCCGATATCGTGATGACGAGAAACCACTGGGAGGCCTTTCGAAAGGTGGCGCCGCGCGAACTGCCCGAGGGGATGAAGCTCCTCTTTCCGGACAGCTTTCAGGGCGGCCGCCGCTTCTACGACTTTACGCCGCGTATCATTTACGAGTACTCGCGCCGCAGAAAACCGGACGCGGAGACAGCCTTTTATGAGGAGAAGTTAAACCACCTCTGGGTGGATATCTTCATCCTGGATCGCCTGCCGGACGGAAAGGCCGGGGCGCACACCCTGGTTGAGCAAAAGGCGATTTACGCGCTTGCGATGGGACATCGGCGCGCGCTCAATTACCGAAAGTACGGCCTCGGGCAGAAGGGAGCGGTCTTCCTCGGCAGCAGTGCGGGAAAGCTTCTGCCCATGCGGAAGCTCTTTGCGCTTCAGGATAAAGTCGCGCGGCGTGCCAACAAGAAGCAGACGGCGGAGTGGTACTACTCGAACTACGATCCGGGCTATATCGACATACGCCTGCCGGATGCGGTTGCGCAGGAGCGTATCCAGATTCGCTTTGAGGACTGCACGCTCTCAATCCCGAAGCACTACGACGAGGTACTCACGAAGATTTACGGAAATTATATGGAGCTCCCGCCGAAGGAAGAGCGGCGTCCTTCCCACGAGAGCACGGGGATAGAGATTTATGGCTGA
- a CDS encoding glycosyltransferase family 2 protein — translation MAERTEKLSVVVSVYNEEAALPLCHERLTEVLRESGRDYTLLFVNDGSRDRSAEILDRFAAEDPRVRVLHFSRNFGHEAAMIAGIDYAEGAVICMDADLQHPPQCIPPILEKLDEGFDVISMVRTANHSAGLVKNLTSSAFYGVMNALSGTRFEKNASDFFAVSARAAEVLRHDYRERVRFLRGYVQSLGFRSTALRYEAAERAAGQSKYSLAKLFRFSMNTIMSFSDLPLRLGIYAGIASGLLGLILLIYSIVMKVRIGAPAGYTTIVVVICFMFAVLFFILGIMGQYIGVLFEEVKGRPIYIVAAERGRKRETEGEQTINSQ, via the coding sequence ATGGCTGAGAGAACAGAGAAGCTGAGCGTCGTAGTCTCGGTGTACAACGAGGAGGCGGCGCTGCCGCTCTGCCACGAGCGCCTCACGGAGGTGCTCCGGGAGAGCGGTCGGGACTACACCCTCCTCTTTGTGAACGACGGGAGCAGGGACCGGAGTGCGGAGATTCTGGATCGCTTTGCGGCGGAAGACCCTCGCGTCCGTGTGCTTCACTTTTCGCGGAACTTCGGGCACGAGGCCGCGATGATTGCGGGCATCGACTATGCGGAAGGAGCGGTCATCTGCATGGATGCGGATTTACAGCATCCGCCGCAGTGCATTCCGCCTATTCTTGAAAAACTCGACGAGGGCTTTGACGTAATCAGCATGGTGAGAACCGCAAATCACTCGGCGGGACTCGTGAAAAACCTCACCTCCTCCGCCTTTTACGGCGTGATGAATGCGCTGAGCGGCACGCGCTTTGAGAAAAACGCCTCCGATTTCTTTGCGGTTTCGGCGCGCGCGGCCGAGGTACTTCGGCATGATTACAGAGAGCGGGTGCGCTTTCTCCGCGGTTATGTGCAGAGCCTGGGCTTCCGGAGCACGGCGCTCCGATATGAGGCGGCAGAGCGCGCGGCGGGGCAGTCCAAGTACTCGCTCGCCAAACTGTTTCGCTTCTCGATGAACACCATCATGAGCTTTTCGGATTTGCCGCTCAGGCTCGGCATCTATGCCGGCATTGCTTCCGGCTTGCTCGGACTCATACTCCTGATCTACTCGATCGTGATGAAGGTGCGCATCGGCGCGCCGGCGGGCTATACGACAATCGTCGTGGTGATATGCTTCATGTTTGCTGTGCTCTTTTTCATCCTCGGCATCATGGGACAGTACATCGGTGTTCTCTTTGAGGAGGTCAAGGGGCGCCCCATCTACATCGTCGCGGCGGAGCGCGGGCGAAAACGCGAGACGGAAGGCGAACAAACGATAAATTCCCAGTAA